The following coding sequences are from one Candidatus Nitrohelix vancouverensis window:
- a CDS encoding YfiR family protein, translated as MRAEFRLALLAGLLVMFGDLSPLSAKEDLTLESRIKAAYILKFIPFMEWNADTPLPVDGVTIGVIGSTGIFSALEEFKNANAKVKINLVSLSSEDDLTRVHILFVDKALANHLPKLVAKLKDRPVLTIGESDNFVSKGGIIMFVKEAGKVKFEINVNAAKRAGLKISARVLKAARRVHN; from the coding sequence GTGCGAGCGGAATTTCGCCTTGCCCTGCTGGCGGGCTTGCTTGTGATGTTTGGTGATTTGAGTCCGCTAAGCGCCAAGGAAGACCTGACTCTGGAGTCTCGCATCAAGGCGGCCTACATACTGAAGTTCATTCCCTTTATGGAATGGAACGCCGACACGCCTCTTCCTGTTGACGGCGTCACAATTGGAGTGATTGGGAGTACGGGCATTTTCTCCGCGCTCGAAGAATTCAAAAACGCCAACGCTAAAGTAAAAATCAATCTGGTCTCACTCTCAAGCGAGGACGATTTAACGAGGGTTCATATTTTATTCGTCGATAAAGCGTTAGCCAATCACTTGCCGAAACTCGTTGCAAAATTGAAAGATCGCCCGGTATTGACGATCGGAGAATCCGATAATTTTGTCTCGAAAGGCGGCATCATCATGTTTGTCAAGGAAGCGGGCAAGGTAAAGTTTGAAATCAATGTGAATGCGGCTAAACGCGCAGGGCTGAAAATAAGCGCGCGCGTTTTGAAGGCGGCGCGCCGCGTGCATAATTAA